From a single Herpetosiphon gulosus genomic region:
- a CDS encoding toprim domain-containing protein, whose protein sequence is MIEHLSGDDFLSLVGQRTALRKVAATNGGEWAGACPLCGGKDRFRVQPHGDRGGRWWCRSCRDGQPWASDIDFVFLRDHGFIPSTDHPEWPALIKEAFATLGLTIEQSRPSTKVVPDPEPPNDCEPPAALWQQAALSFLGYAVDMLWKDGDSQPSPRTYLHQRGLTDHTLRAAAIGYNPKPLYRPLHKWGLTDPKKDGVWLPAGYVIPWFCDGQLWKLSIRQTTPRDEGMKYVTIAGSSNVPYGIDTFRAGRPGILVEGPIDALVAQQALGQFERHGQPLSGVAAIGTTQGRGFRWLVQYSLCQPLFIATDADQAGDKAAAYWLDIFKGKEVARMRPDPHDFGTMAVQCGMDLRSWIATHLDRWWTGDLAPSPIQSVA, encoded by the coding sequence ATGATTGAACATCTTTCGGGCGATGATTTTCTTTCTTTGGTTGGCCAGCGCACCGCCCTGCGCAAAGTGGCCGCAACCAATGGCGGTGAATGGGCGGGAGCATGCCCTTTGTGTGGAGGGAAGGATCGCTTTCGGGTGCAACCGCATGGGGATCGTGGTGGCCGCTGGTGGTGTCGCAGTTGTCGCGATGGCCAGCCGTGGGCTTCGGATATTGATTTTGTCTTTCTACGCGATCACGGCTTTATCCCCAGTACCGATCATCCAGAGTGGCCTGCGTTGATCAAAGAGGCTTTTGCCACACTGGGGTTGACGATCGAGCAATCACGACCATCGACGAAGGTCGTCCCTGACCCTGAGCCACCGAATGATTGTGAGCCACCCGCTGCGCTTTGGCAACAAGCCGCCCTGAGTTTTCTTGGCTACGCGGTTGATATGTTGTGGAAGGATGGGGATAGCCAGCCCTCGCCACGCACCTACTTACACCAGCGTGGCCTGACCGATCATACGCTCCGCGCTGCCGCGATTGGCTACAACCCCAAACCGCTCTACCGTCCGCTGCACAAGTGGGGACTGACAGACCCGAAGAAAGATGGCGTGTGGTTGCCTGCGGGCTATGTGATCCCATGGTTTTGTGATGGGCAGCTCTGGAAGCTCTCGATTCGCCAAACGACCCCGCGCGACGAGGGCATGAAATACGTGACGATTGCTGGCAGCAGCAATGTGCCCTATGGCATTGATACCTTCCGCGCAGGCCGCCCGGGTATTCTGGTGGAAGGGCCGATTGATGCGTTGGTGGCCCAACAAGCACTTGGCCAATTCGAACGCCATGGGCAACCACTCAGCGGGGTTGCGGCGATTGGCACAACCCAAGGGCGCGGCTTTCGTTGGCTCGTCCAATACAGCCTCTGTCAGCCGCTCTTCATTGCCACCGATGCCGATCAGGCAGGCGATAAGGCCGCTGCCTATTGGCTCGATATCTTCAAAGGCAAAGAGGTTGCCCGCATGCGGCCCGACCCGCACGATTTTGGCACGATGGCGGTGCAGTGTGGCATGGATTTACGGTCGTGGATTGCCACCCATCTTGATCGCTGGTGGACGGGCGACCTCGCCCCTAGCCCGATTCAATCAGTTGCCTAA
- a CDS encoding ParM/StbA family protein: MTTLVHGANIGHGYVKYTINAGDHEETIIFPALVAPASSTDGNLHDVPTVDVHGTLWWTGDDALLHPAPLSLRSQQRLYDRHIIPALVKGALQRLKQPCGGACVTGLPAAWSGERDLAVALGSRLRDAVATQYYHGTTLKTGIRVISEPLGALYGVLLDPSGAITTSGYEMSRVGVIDLGHNTVDACIVQAMNVVPESAISFELGSASPLQQLQTKISGRYNLDLTLHEVDHAVRAGYVRVAGEECDLPTGWDRPWLANGQQVADALVRAWGSGAKLAAIIVAGGGAEMPMLVQAIHQRFRQTIVAPNPQTAIARGYARRARRYEEFGQ, encoded by the coding sequence ATGACCACTCTCGTCCATGGGGCCAATATTGGCCATGGCTATGTCAAATATACGATCAATGCTGGTGATCACGAAGAAACAATTATTTTCCCAGCGCTGGTGGCTCCCGCCAGTAGCACCGATGGCAATCTGCACGATGTGCCCACCGTGGACGTTCACGGCACACTCTGGTGGACAGGTGATGATGCCCTGTTGCACCCCGCGCCCTTATCACTCCGCTCGCAACAACGGCTCTACGATCGCCACATTATCCCTGCGCTGGTCAAAGGAGCGTTACAGCGCCTCAAGCAGCCCTGTGGTGGCGCATGTGTGACTGGACTCCCTGCGGCCTGGTCCGGCGAACGGGATTTAGCGGTGGCCTTGGGGTCGCGGCTGCGAGATGCGGTTGCAACCCAGTACTATCACGGCACAACCCTGAAAACGGGCATCCGCGTGATTAGTGAACCGCTTGGCGCGTTGTATGGCGTGTTGCTCGACCCCAGTGGGGCGATTACCACTAGTGGCTATGAGATGAGTCGGGTTGGGGTGATTGACTTGGGCCACAACACCGTGGATGCCTGCATTGTCCAAGCGATGAATGTGGTGCCCGAAAGTGCGATTAGCTTCGAGTTGGGTAGCGCCAGTCCGCTCCAGCAGCTCCAGACCAAGATTAGCGGGCGCTACAACCTTGATCTGACTTTACACGAAGTTGATCACGCGGTGCGGGCAGGCTATGTACGGGTCGCGGGTGAGGAATGCGATCTGCCAACCGGATGGGATCGCCCATGGCTGGCCAATGGCCAACAGGTCGCGGATGCGCTTGTGCGAGCGTGGGGCAGCGGCGCGAAACTGGCGGCGATTATTGTGGCGGGTGGTGGTGCAGAAATGCCCATGCTGGTTCAAGCGATTCACCAGCGTTTCCGCCAAACGATCGTTGCACCCAACCCACAAACGGCGATCGCCCGTGGCTATGCCCGCCGTGCGCGGCGCTACGAGGAGTTTGGCCAATGA